The following are encoded together in the Chitinophagales bacterium genome:
- a CDS encoding C40 family peptidase produces MDYGLCHLSIVPIRAEASDKAEMVNQLLFGETFKVLLKENNWVKIQLDWDKYEGWIDAKQFLPLNANQHKKFKDSSLSYCFELCSTAIGNEHYLPLCLGASLPFFDGLHFKLLKEKYLFNGKNILPASTQINAKIIEKCARKYLNAPYLWGGKSPFGIDCSGFTQMVCKMLGKKIKRDAYQQIQSGENVDFILAAKTGDLAFFGNSDNKITHVGIIIDNSRIIHAHGKVRMDKIDAYGIYDADRKKYSHQLKLIKRIF; encoded by the coding sequence ATGGATTATGGTTTATGTCATCTTTCTATAGTACCGATAAGAGCAGAAGCCTCTGACAAAGCAGAAATGGTCAATCAGCTATTGTTTGGGGAAACTTTTAAAGTTTTACTGAAAGAAAACAATTGGGTAAAAATTCAGTTGGATTGGGACAAATATGAAGGATGGATAGATGCCAAACAGTTTCTACCGCTCAATGCCAATCAACATAAAAAATTCAAAGATAGCAGCTTGAGTTACTGTTTTGAACTCTGCAGCACAGCAATAGGAAATGAACACTACCTGCCTTTGTGCCTAGGTGCAAGCCTGCCTTTTTTTGACGGACTGCATTTTAAATTACTCAAAGAAAAGTACCTTTTCAACGGCAAAAACATTTTACCGGCATCTACTCAAATAAATGCCAAAATCATTGAAAAATGTGCCCGCAAATATCTTAATGCACCTTATTTATGGGGCGGGAAAAGTCCATTTGGAATTGATTGTTCAGGTTTTACGCAAATGGTTTGCAAAATGCTGGGTAAAAAAATCAAAAGGGATGCCTATCAGCAAATTCAAAGTGGGGAAAATGTGGACTTTATATTGGCTGCAAAAACAGGTGACCTGGCATTTTTCGGCAATAGCGATAATAAGATTACGCATGTGGGCATTATTATCGACAACTCCAGGATAATCCATGCTCATGGAAAAGTGCGGATGGATAAAATTGATGCTTATGGCATTTATGATGCTGACAGAAAAAAATATTCGCATCAACTGAAATTGATCAAAAGAATATTTTAA
- a CDS encoding hotdog fold thioesterase, translating to MSIWLNAATVEQINKGSKNTMTEHLGIEITEIGADFITAKMPVDHRTVQPMRLLHGGASVVLAETLGSIAGSLCVDMKEKAVVGLEINANHLRGAREGEVVFGKVKPRHLGRTTQVWDIEIKNEKEKLVCVSRLTLAVIENKKAD from the coding sequence ATGAGCATATGGTTGAATGCTGCTACAGTTGAACAAATCAATAAAGGCAGCAAAAACACTATGACCGAACATCTCGGCATAGAAATCACTGAAATAGGTGCTGATTTTATTACGGCTAAAATGCCGGTAGATCACCGAACCGTTCAACCAATGCGCCTATTGCATGGCGGAGCTTCAGTGGTCTTGGCAGAAACACTGGGAAGTATAGCCGGCAGCTTGTGTGTGGATATGAAAGAAAAAGCAGTAGTTGGACTGGAGATCAATGCCAATCATTTGCGCGGAGCAAGAGAAGGAGAGGTGGTTTTTGGCAAGGTAAAGCCTCGCCACTTGGGCAGAACTACACAGGTTTGGGACATTGAAATTAAAAATGAAAAAGAAAAACTTGTGTGTGTCAGTCGCTTGACGCTGGCAGTAATTGAAAACAAAAAAGCGGATTAA
- a CDS encoding RNA methyltransferase, which translates to MKHENMSPERKKKIKAVLDKRQYDLTVVLENIFDPHNYSAVLRSCDAVGIYEVYILITEKPVRKYVGRKSSASAYKWIKIHYFDDIDKCMQEVCGKYKNILSSHLESKAQSLYDFDLTESTALLFGNEQVGLSDAICKYANGNFVIPQMGMIQSLNISVACAVSLYEAFRQKNLAGHYDAPALPREVYDKTKKLWFDNKPLSDDIIIDIREDMKKKGI; encoded by the coding sequence TTGAAACATGAAAATATGTCGCCTGAGCGTAAAAAAAAGATAAAGGCAGTATTGGACAAACGACAGTATGACTTGACTGTTGTACTTGAAAACATTTTCGATCCGCATAATTATTCAGCTGTATTGCGCTCCTGCGATGCTGTTGGAATCTATGAGGTCTATATTCTCATTACTGAAAAACCTGTTCGCAAATATGTGGGACGCAAAAGTTCTGCAAGTGCCTATAAGTGGATTAAGATACACTATTTTGATGATATTGATAAATGTATGCAAGAGGTTTGTGGAAAATACAAGAATATTTTGAGCAGCCATCTTGAAAGCAAAGCCCAATCGCTTTATGATTTTGATTTGACTGAAAGTACTGCACTGTTGTTTGGAAATGAACAGGTGGGTTTGTCGGACGCCATCTGCAAATATGCAAACGGTAATTTTGTAATCCCGCAAATGGGCATGATACAAAGCCTGAATATTTCCGTGGCTTGTGCGGTAAGCTTGTATGAAGCATTCAGGCAGAAAAACCTTGCAGGGCACTATGATGCCCCTGCCCTACCTCGGGAGGTTTATGATAAAACAAAAAAGCTTTGGTTTGACAACAAGCCGCTGAGTGATGATATTATTATTGATATACGGGAGGATATGAAGAAAAAGGGAATTTAG
- a CDS encoding DUF6150 family protein, whose amino-acid sequence MKKTALIFSVLFVFAASSVFAQKVFKVKYESQADLKVFVVDYESQCDLKVYHVDYESQADEDGLWFAVKYESQADYKLFFVDYESQADLKIYYVDYESQAGWRDKSKAHLLKF is encoded by the coding sequence ATGAAAAAAACTGCCCTTATATTTTCTGTGCTTTTTGTTTTTGCGGCATCATCTGTGTTTGCCCAAAAAGTATTTAAAGTAAAATATGAATCACAGGCCGATCTGAAAGTTTTCGTGGTTGATTATGAATCGCAATGTGATCTAAAGGTCTATCATGTAGATTATGAATCACAGGCCGATGAAGATGGGCTTTGGTTTGCAGTAAAATACGAATCTCAAGCCGATTACAAGCTCTTTTTCGTGGATTACGAATCACAGGCAGATCTGAAAATCTATTATGTGGATTATGAATCGCAGGCCGGTTGGCGCGATAAGTCCAAGGCGCATTTGCTGAAGTTTTGA
- a CDS encoding sterol desaturase family protein: protein MKNKLFTSTQKQAPPAFDNAFMESMTRTPPYLPFVIFIPVILFFLYRAIFITATPLWQIALLWFSAMVFWTALEYFIHRYLLHFKTDSEFGKKMMYSLHGIHHDYPNDTSKLFLPLWVTIPGGFGFYFLFLWLIGPELIDAFFSGLVASYLFYDFNHYAVHHLNLKNPVFQFLKKHHLSHHFKDPSRAFGFTTSVWDNVFGTPRKK, encoded by the coding sequence ATGAAAAACAAACTATTCACATCTACCCAAAAACAGGCTCCCCCTGCATTTGACAATGCTTTTATGGAAAGCATGACCCGTACACCGCCCTATTTACCCTTCGTAATATTTATTCCTGTAATTCTGTTTTTCCTGTATCGCGCCATTTTTATTACGGCCACTCCATTGTGGCAAATTGCTCTGCTTTGGTTCTCTGCAATGGTTTTCTGGACAGCACTGGAGTATTTTATCCACCGCTATCTGCTGCATTTTAAAACCGATTCGGAATTTGGCAAAAAAATGATGTACAGTTTGCACGGCATCCACCACGATTATCCAAATGATACTTCCAAATTGTTTCTTCCATTATGGGTAACCATTCCAGGTGGATTTGGTTTTTATTTCCTGTTTCTTTGGCTAATCGGCCCGGAGTTGATTGATGCATTTTTCAGTGGACTTGTTGCCAGCTACCTGTTTTATGATTTCAATCATTATGCAGTGCATCATTTAAACTTGAAAAACCCGGTATTTCAATTCCTTAAGAAGCATCACCTGAGTCATCATTTCAAAGATCCTTCCCGGGCATTTGGCTTTACGACATCCGTTTGGGACAATGTGTTTGGCACACCAAGGAAAAAATGA
- the dapF gene encoding diaminopimelate epimerase, which produces MQFFKYHGTGNDFILMDNRSGDKSVSRKEIADMCHRRFGIGADGLMLLQNKDGFDFEMIYYNSDGGESSMCGNGGRCIVQFAADLGIIDKAAHFLAIDGAHKAHINAEGVALEMIPVKQYEKQDNAWVLNTGSPHCVVYQKQLKDADIAGQGRKIRNSAPYKKEGINVNFIEAFTKNELYVRTYERGVEDETYSCGTGVVAASLADFLEDKTSDKWRILHTLGGKLRVAFDFEDNAFSNIVLSGSAEYVFKGEWKSK; this is translated from the coding sequence ATGCAGTTTTTTAAATATCACGGCACTGGCAATGATTTTATTTTAATGGATAACAGGTCAGGGGACAAAAGTGTTTCACGCAAGGAAATTGCCGATATGTGTCACCGCAGGTTTGGCATTGGAGCTGATGGACTGATGCTTTTGCAAAATAAGGACGGCTTTGATTTTGAAATGATCTATTACAATTCAGATGGAGGAGAAAGCAGCATGTGTGGCAATGGTGGCAGGTGTATTGTGCAGTTTGCTGCAGATTTGGGTATAATAGATAAAGCCGCACATTTCCTGGCCATTGACGGTGCGCATAAGGCGCATATTAATGCTGAGGGAGTAGCGCTTGAAATGATTCCTGTGAAGCAATATGAAAAACAGGACAATGCCTGGGTTTTAAATACAGGATCGCCCCATTGTGTGGTTTATCAAAAACAATTGAAAGATGCGGATATAGCTGGTCAGGGTAGGAAAATCAGGAACAGTGCCCCCTACAAAAAAGAGGGCATCAATGTCAATTTTATAGAAGCATTTACCAAAAATGAATTGTATGTGCGCACTTATGAAAGAGGGGTGGAGGATGAGACCTATTCTTGTGGAACAGGAGTTGTAGCTGCTTCATTGGCCGATTTCCTGGAGGATAAAACTTCTGATAAATGGCGCATACTGCACACCCTGGGTGGAAAGTTAAGGGTGGCGTTTGATTTTGAAGACAATGCTTTTAGCAATATTGTACTCTCGGGCTCTGCTGAATATGTTTTTAAAGGGGAGTGGAAAAGTAAGTAG
- a CDS encoding AsmA family protein, producing MFKKIFIAFILLLVLLFGAIIAVPYLFKDKLIAIAKTEMNNYLNADADFKDVDISILRSFPNLSFSLIKLTVVNHEPFKGDTLAQIDELAFTLDIMPILKSNLVAINSVSVVNPDFRVKVLEDGTASYDIVKETDAPEKEVAPETETASDIRISLKKYSIENAQITYDDVQGKMLLVIRNLNHSGEGDFTLEQFNLITETRIDELSFKSDGVDYLKKGRLEMDLTTFIDLAQSSYEIKDNRLKLNELELKLSGLVKELPEDAYDLDLKFNTPTTDFKSLLSLIPAIYMTDFQDLKADGNFSLKGDLKGEYKDESYPAFNLGLKVDNGTFQYPDLPAAVRQVFIDLAVNSPGGDLNNMVIDLKQLKMKLGEEPIDIKALVRQPMLDPLFDLTLLAQVNLANVKNYYPLEEELTGNLDMNLTAKGKVSTLETERYEEFDATGTVRIRNMTYETTDLPLPVNIQDFNLAFNPNKVDLKNLALNIGKSDLKAAGSLENFFAYSLGTGKLKGQLDLASDFLDLNELMGVSEEETPASEEGSAGEAAASESTEKFELPDDIEFAIKATVAKITMDDAELRNARASLALSERRLDIQTLTADVLGGKVAIAGFFLTPEGKRPYLDFNYNISNLNVKEAYNTFNTVQSLAPIGKHIDGFFSSDFHLMTELDDQLNLVESSVNGEGKVDLRNATLSGFKGIDKIADKLKMKDLKELKINRIMTVLEVVDGRVYVEPFDFAVKDVKMDVSGSHGLDQTLDYNMLVNVPSNYLSGARDYVGSLVDQAKIPGVSSSALPSTLAFNIGMGGTMDDPKISIKLAGKETESSLKDKAREEFQKKKEELERKAREEAERLKREAEEKARKEAEKLKQDAQKAKKEAEEKARKEAERLKKEAEEKAREEAEKTKEKAKDKAKDLFGPK from the coding sequence ATGTTTAAGAAAATTTTTATTGCATTTATATTGCTACTTGTATTATTATTTGGTGCTATTATAGCTGTTCCCTATCTATTTAAAGACAAACTGATTGCCATTGCTAAAACAGAAATGAACAATTATCTGAATGCCGATGCCGATTTTAAAGATGTGGACATCAGTATTTTGCGCAGTTTTCCAAATTTGTCTTTTTCACTGATAAAACTCACTGTTGTCAACCACGAGCCATTTAAAGGAGATACGCTGGCGCAAATCGATGAGCTCGCATTTACTTTAGACATTATGCCCATTCTGAAGTCCAACCTGGTGGCCATCAATAGTGTGTCTGTTGTAAATCCCGATTTCAGGGTGAAAGTTTTGGAAGATGGAACTGCCAGTTATGATATTGTGAAAGAAACAGATGCTCCTGAAAAAGAAGTAGCTCCTGAGACTGAGACAGCTTCTGATATAAGGATTTCACTTAAAAAATACAGCATTGAAAATGCACAAATCACTTATGATGATGTGCAAGGGAAGATGCTGCTTGTTATCCGCAATTTAAACCATTCGGGCGAGGGGGATTTCACACTTGAACAATTCAATCTTATTACTGAAACAAGAATCGATGAGCTGAGTTTTAAATCCGATGGAGTTGATTATCTTAAAAAAGGCCGCTTAGAAATGGATTTGACCACGTTTATTGATCTGGCCCAGAGCAGTTATGAGATCAAAGATAACCGGCTGAAACTGAATGAACTGGAACTGAAGCTCAGCGGACTTGTAAAAGAATTGCCAGAGGATGCCTACGATCTTGATCTGAAATTCAATACCCCAACTACAGACTTTAAATCTTTGCTTTCCCTGATACCCGCTATTTACATGACCGATTTTCAGGACCTGAAAGCCGATGGAAATTTCAGTTTGAAAGGTGATCTTAAGGGGGAATACAAGGATGAGAGCTACCCTGCCTTTAATCTGGGGCTAAAAGTTGACAACGGCACATTCCAATATCCCGATCTGCCCGCAGCCGTGCGGCAGGTATTTATTGATCTTGCTGTAAATAGTCCCGGAGGTGATCTCAACAATATGGTGATTGACCTCAAACAATTGAAAATGAAACTGGGCGAAGAACCCATTGACATAAAAGCCTTGGTGCGACAACCTATGCTCGACCCACTGTTTGACCTTACACTGCTCGCCCAGGTAAATCTTGCCAATGTGAAAAATTACTATCCATTGGAAGAGGAGCTTACAGGAAACCTGGATATGAATCTAACAGCGAAAGGAAAAGTATCTACACTGGAAACCGAACGTTATGAAGAATTTGATGCTACTGGAACTGTGCGTATTCGCAATATGACTTATGAAACAACGGATTTGCCCCTGCCGGTTAATATTCAGGATTTCAACCTTGCATTCAATCCCAATAAAGTGGATTTGAAAAATCTGGCCTTAAATATTGGAAAAAGCGATTTGAAAGCAGCAGGAAGCCTGGAAAATTTCTTTGCATACAGCCTCGGAACCGGAAAATTAAAAGGACAGCTCGATCTGGCATCCGATTTTCTTGATTTGAATGAATTGATGGGTGTAAGTGAGGAAGAAACACCTGCTTCAGAAGAAGGCAGTGCAGGTGAAGCAGCTGCCAGTGAATCAACAGAAAAATTTGAATTGCCGGATGATATTGAATTTGCTATTAAGGCTACTGTGGCCAAAATAACTATGGATGATGCCGAACTGCGCAATGCACGCGCAAGCCTGGCGCTTTCAGAACGCAGATTGGATATTCAGACACTTACAGCCGATGTGCTGGGAGGGAAAGTGGCTATAGCTGGTTTTTTCCTTACACCTGAAGGCAAAAGGCCTTATCTGGATTTCAACTACAATATCAGCAACCTGAATGTAAAAGAAGCCTATAACACATTCAATACGGTGCAATCATTGGCGCCAATAGGCAAGCATATTGACGGCTTTTTCTCCTCTGATTTTCACTTAATGACAGAATTGGACGATCAGTTGAACCTGGTAGAATCTAGTGTAAACGGAGAAGGAAAAGTGGATTTGCGCAATGCTACACTCAGCGGATTTAAAGGCATAGATAAAATTGCCGACAAACTGAAAATGAAGGATTTAAAAGAACTGAAGATCAACCGCATTATGACCGTGCTTGAAGTTGTTGATGGACGGGTGTATGTTGAACCTTTTGATTTTGCGGTGAAAGATGTGAAAATGGATGTCAGTGGTTCCCACGGCCTTGACCAAACACTGGATTACAATATGCTGGTAAATGTTCCTTCTAATTATTTGAGTGGCGCCAGGGATTATGTCGGCTCACTTGTTGACCAGGCGAAAATTCCCGGTGTCAGTTCAAGTGCACTGCCTTCTACTTTAGCTTTTAATATAGGAATGGGCGGCACTATGGATGATCCTAAAATCAGTATCAAGCTCGCAGGGAAAGAGACAGAATCTTCTCTGAAAGACAAGGCCAGGGAAGAATTTCAGAAAAAGAAAGAGGAACTTGAGCGAAAAGCAAGGGAAGAGGCGGAAAGGTTAAAACGGGAAGCTGAAGAAAAAGCCCGGAAAGAAGCCGAAAAGCTAAAACAGGATGCTCAAAAAGCTAAAAAGGAAGCCGAGGAAAAAGCCCGAAAAGAAGCTGAAAGATTAAAGAAGGAAGCGGAAGAAAAGGCGCGAGAGGAAGCTGAAAAAACCAAGGAAAAAGCCAAAGACAAGGCAAAGGATTTGTTTGGGCCGAAGTAG